One genomic window of Mercenaria mercenaria strain notata chromosome 2, MADL_Memer_1, whole genome shotgun sequence includes the following:
- the LOC123563571 gene encoding uncharacterized protein LOC123563571, giving the protein MRCRARTAYSLTITSFLLILVGWIIPFWFGRFYESSQSKKQWGLFYVILCEIGNCTNVAGVLNKANVDFGGAKSPIILEAISVLATVALALCFLGLVIVIIFHCHVCGRKYSYHNYVTGAAIVQFIAATFVFLTIILSAISTSVFFSQTPMDDVIEFPWSLLCFCIGEVPLISSAVIYLLITCRWKKYRHIYAKTRYMFHTLNGHGNGLHRSNEPLPDYTLDHRYRYKPYNRDSFIGYYRGSRDDNDSAKRSTHQRDYYFPRRSPWEKSRYYYTYPYNPAKINSSNRKQNRHVPSNTINSEYRRSRPKSFNGDNSENPRVWHTAGNWDTSLEKKMEAHRDIYMYL; this is encoded by the exons ATGCGATGTCGAGCAAGAACAGCGTATTCACTGACTATCACATCTTTTCTATTGATACTGGTTGGCTGGATCATTCCATTTTGGTTTGGACGATTCTACGAAAGTAGCCAATCAAAGAAGCAGTGGGGATTGTTTTATGTCATCTTGTGTGAGATTGGCAACTGTACAAACGTCGCTGGTGTTCTAAACAAAGCAAATGTTGACTTTGGAGGTGCTAAATCGCCAA TCATTTTGGAAGCGATATCAGTTTTAGCAACAGTTGCATTGGCTCTTTGTTTTCTTGGTCTAGTGATAGTGATAATATTCCATTGTCACGTGTGTGGAAGGAAATACAGTTATCATAACTATGTCACTGGTGCGGCCATTGTACAATTTATAGCAG ctaCTTTCGTCTTCCTGACAATTATATTATCGGCCATTTCAACAAGTGTGTTCTTCTCACAAACGCCAATGGATGATGTCATAGAATTTCCATGGTCTTTATTGTGTTTCTGTATTGGAGAAGTGCCACTGATTTCATCGGCTGTTATTTATTTGTTGATAACTTGCCGATGGAAGAAATATagacatatttatgcaaagaCACGTTACATGTTCCATACCTTAAATGGCCATGGTAACGGTCTACATAGAAGCAACGAGCCACTTCCTGATTATACTTTGGACCATAGATACCGCTATAAACCATACAACCGCGATTCTTTTATAGGATATTACCGAGGAAGTCGAGACGATAACGATTCAGCAAAAAGAAGTACGCATCAAAGAGATTATTACTTTCCGCGAAGAAGTCCGTGGGAAAAGAGCAGATATTACTATACCTATCCATATAATCCAGCTAAGATTAACAGctcaaacagaaaacaaaacagacaTGTTCCAAGCAATACTATAAACTCAGAGTATCGAAGGTCACGTCCTAAGAGTTTTAACGGTGATAACTCAGAAAATCCAAGGGTGTGGCATACTGCAGGAAACTGGGATACTTCTTTGGAGAAGAAAATGGAAGCACATAGGGATATTTATAT GTACTTGTAG
- the LOC123563570 gene encoding uncharacterized protein LOC123563570 translates to MSGCNSKLADPMFINWIKARIASNTVKECIEVIVDKEINIFLRDVLNAIATKQQIENDDLCYECTLENVLPCRTNNFCEVRQGRCFSHNSKEKNFQPCPKNICNRIQEKIRQSHRFNKPSWRNTDAQEWCKNPWEIAKCFMPPDGYFDKTSVGETDLNGILSVMLNHSGFKNIIDKDICIKVREYGNDIRHSANLHVSSKSLKVYLNTLVEFLKSSSTLQNDAKAKQAVQAIQKIQNEELSISNGDITKVLEKSVEEETKRSTAEIAKETKTRIQALKEALEEVKNEIRIAEQTTIGNINAAASTIISAGIDKIESSKLDALAQIEASKKQTTGQSELSYEQRMDMLKNDLLDFNFQKHSAIPITPVFEETDVLITEFYVRPELISIERQSFGLLGSEIRTPLADLNKMFYKEKKRNNEIYLTSDAGFGKTSFSKFLVITWCYAHSDELTSQYFCDKDLHLMREFDLVFLIQLRDVSIECDVDDMIIEHIIKQLSRPSHIDLPFLQNVLHQENCLIILDGLDEWLHPSGSSCHAKLNSIPHRKVRRKCTVLTTTRPWKLGIINIKASQIDKRVELCGLSEANIGRLKDMAISKLLGDYVDRKAATGNFNAEIKDKELANLESNPTLLMYIICLWCEGKPLGKSKSELYSQIVELLLNRAEQKSKLKSVRDMETENLALNANDQDEIPWCLKGHDLCLQYYQLFKALGHLAFDSLFDKSRSNTLVFDKTKADGFLSKECLRVSLDSGMLTETENLGSLLVKKCKISFCHKTVQEYLAALYMQATKEGDDIVKKTLNICKSIDSLLEMSSVFVFLSGLNYKTFECLSDKLAIIVNKDESIQKYRHGCISSTSNYSFVVKPLKDIQNMYINCMKEIQMQNHEKLRLCLQDIFIDEDFSKEAYRSNLMKLKVMNEGSVKSISIRTEGITNLGEIIETFQLSKDTSLDKINFRGECSSNDIQSLLSGAADNLKCVEVLSSEWLGNTFALKYVPWTDAISNTFQRMHQLEALHLYAFVMNHAQLNEMMTYIVQRTKMKDIALLNLKCRDHNSACSGYQLDLSRHESLRLLSLDNLPISHLSVNVSVLEESVVGRLSSSSVLSSFLTALETATRVRRFTCRNFNSTNQIDEMVNIMGEMSHLRYVGILYIDFGEREHLLSSKMSNIELVRLVEATMKCCLLRNLVKIIKTFKQSVTIVLFNCNVTTEDEYEIVKKEIKADELILVLFDGVLKSQSKQYSFKSIPNDQP, encoded by the exons ATGTCTGGGTGCAACTCTAAACTAGCAGATCCAATGTTTATCAACTGGATAAAAGCACGTATTGCCTCAAATACCGTTAAAGAATGCATTGAGGTTATTGTAGATaaagaaattaacatatttctgAGAGATGTTCTTAACGCTATAGCAACCAAACAGCAGATTGAAAATGATGACTTATGTTACGAATGTACACTAGAGAACGTATTACCATGCAGAACGAATAATTTCTGTGAAGTAAGACAGGGTCGCTGTTTTTCCCACAATTCGAAGGAAAAGAATTTTCAACCGTGCCCCAAAAACATCTGTAATCGTATTCAAGAGAAAATAAGACAAAGCCATAGATTCAACAAACCTTCATGGAGAAATACAGACGCACAGGAGTGGTGTAAAAACCCATGGGAGATAGCAAAGTGTTTCATGCCGCCTGATGGATATTTTGATAAAACCAGTGTAGGCGAAACAGACTTAAACGGGATactcagtgtgatgttaaaccattCAGGGTTTAAGAATATCATTGACAAAGATATTTGTATCAAG GTAAGAGAGTATGGAAATGATATTAGACATTCTGCAAATCTGCATGTAAGCAGCAAATCGTTAAAAGTTTATCTCAACACACTTGTTGAATTTCTAAAAAGTTCCAGTACCTTGCAAAATGATGCGAAGGCGAAACAGGCTGTTCAAGCTATACAAAAG aTACAAAATGAAGAACTTTCTATTTCAAATGGTGATATCACAAAGGTTTTAGAAAAATCAGTCGAAGAGGAAACGAAACGATCAACTGCAGAAATAGCAAAAGAAACTAAAACTAGAATACAGGCTTTAAAAGAAGCACTAGAAGAAGTAAAAAACGAAATCCGAATTGCAGAACAAACAACCATTGGAAATATAAACGCTGCAGCATCAACAATTATATCAGCCGGCATAGACAAAATAGAGAGTTCAAAGCTTGATGCACTTGCTCAAATAGAAGCTTCTAAGAAACAAACCACTGGTCAGAGTGAACTCAGCTATGAACAACGCATGGACA TGCTCAAGAATGACCTTCTGGACTTTAATTTCCAGAAGCATAGCGCAATTCCGATAACGCCCGTATTTGAAGAAACTGATGTGCTTATCACTGAATTCTACGTGCGGCCGGAACTAATTTCTATCGAACGACAAAGTTTTGGATTGCTAGGATCAGAAATAAGAACTCCCTTGGCTGACTTAAACAAGATGTTTTACAAAGAAAAGAAGAGAAACAATGAAATTTATTTAACATCTGATGCCGGCTTCGGAAAAACTTCGTTCAGCaaatttcttgtaataacatGGTGCTATGCGCACTCGGATGAACTAACCAGTCAATATTTTTGCGATAAAGATTTACATCTCATGAGAGAGTTTGATCTTGTATTCTTAATTCAATTGCGAGACGTGAGTATTGAATGTGATGTTGATGATATGATCATTGAACATATTATTAAACAACTATCTCGTCCTTCACACATTGATCTTCCGTTTCTGCAAAACGTACTGCATCAAGAAAACTGTTTGATAATCCTTGATGGTTTAGACGAATGGTTGCATCCTTCCGGGTCATCATGTCATGCAAAATTGAATAGTATCCCACATAGGAAAGTAAGACGGAAGTGCACAGTTTTAACCACTACTAGGCCTTGGAAGCTCGGCATTATCAATATCAAAGCAAGTCAGATTGATAAGCGTGTAGAACTGTGTGGACTTAGCGAGGCTAACATCGGTCGGCTTAAGGACATGGCGATTTCAAAGTTGTTAGGAGACTATGTTGACAGAAAAGCAGCCACTGGTAATTTTAATGcagaaataaaagacaaagaacTAGCAAATCTTGAATCCAATCCTACACTTCtcatgtatataatatgtttatgGTGTGAGGGAAAACCTCTTGGAAAATCCAAATCTGAGctttacagtcaaattgttgagcTTTTGTTAAATCGTGCCGAGcaaaaatcgaaattaaaatccGTCAGAGATATGGAAACTGAAAATCTAGCTTTGAATGCCAATGATCAGGACGAGATTCCGTGGTGCTTAAAAGGACATGATTTATGCTTACAGTACTATCAGTTATTCAAAGCGCTTGGACATTTAGCTTTTGACTCACTGTTTGATAAATCAAGATCAAATACTCTTGTGTTTGACAAAACTAAAGCCGATGGATTTTTGTCAAAAGAATGTTTGCGTGTTAGTCTTGACTCGGGCATGTTAACGGAAACTGAAAACCTAGGGTCCCTTTTAGttaagaaatgtaaaatatcGTTTTGTCATAAAACTGTGCAAGAATATTTGGCTGCATTATATATGCAAGCGACAAAAGAAGGAGATGACATAGTTAAGAAAACGCTGAATATTTGTAAGTCTATTGATAGTTTACTTGAAATGTCTAGTGTGTTTGTGTTTTTGAGTGGCCTTAACTATAAAACTTTTGAATGTTTATCAGACAAACTGGCAATTATAGTAAATAAAGATGAAAGTATACAGAAATACAGACATGGGTGTATTAGTTCAACCTCTAACTACAGTTTTGTAGTTAAACCacttaaagacattcaaaatatgtacataaattgCATGAAGGAAATTCAAatgcaaaatcatgaaaaattgaGACTGTGTTTGCAGGATATATTTATTGATGAAGATTTCTCTAAAGAAGCATACAGATCGAATTTGATGAAATTAAAGGTAATGAACGAAGGATCAGTAAAGTCAATTAGTATTAGAACAGAAGGCATTACAAACTTGGgtgaaattattgaaacctttcaGCTTAGTAAAGATACTTCTCTTGATAAAATAAACTTTAGGGGAGAGTGTTCTAGCAATGATATTCAAAGTCTGTTATCTGGGGCGGCTGATAATTTGAAATGTGTTGAAGTATTATCAAGTGAATGGCTGGGCAATACATTTGCACTGAAATACGTACCCTGGACAGATGCAATATCAAACACATTTCAAAGGATGCACCAGTTAGAAGCTTTGCACTTGTATGCCTTTGTTATGAACCACGCGCAGCTGAATGAGATGATGACGTATATAGTACAAAGAACTAAGATGAAAGACATAGCACTACTGAATCTAAAATGCCGTGATCACAACAGTGCGTGTAGTGGCTACCAACTTGACTTATCTAGACATGAAAGTCTAAGATTGTTGTCACTCGATAATCTGCCTATTTCACATTTGTCAGTGAATGTGTCTGTCTTGGAAGAAAGTGTAGTCGGACGACTATCAAGTTCAAGCGTTTTATCATCATTCCTGACAGCGCTGGAAACAGCAACGCGAGTGCGCAGATTTACTTGCAGAAATTTCAACTCAACAAATCAAATAGACGAAATGGTCAACATAATGGGCGAAATGTCTCATTTAAGATATGTTGGGATATTATATATTGATTTCGGTGAAAGAGAACACCTTCTTTCtagtaaaatgtcaaatattgaacTAGTACGCTTAGTAGAAGCGACAATGAAATGTTGTTTACTGCGCAATCTTGTGAAGATAATTAAAACATTCAAACAGTCAGTTACTATAGTGTTGTTCAACTGTAATGTGACCACTGAGGACGAGTATGAGATagtgaaaaaggaaataaaagcaGACGAACTCATTTTGGTTCTGTTTGATGGCGTACTTAAATCGCAAAGTAAACAATATAGTTTTAAATCTATACCTAACGATCAACCATGA